The genome window atgtacgtatctgtgattgtttttattagtcgccatactgtgtttgtaccttagaggacccggatgtaaactttctgtgacgtcacgccatcttttctgaaatctctgCAACCTGAACGACATCGGGCATTACAGATTTATCTCCCCTATCGCGAGAACAGCCCTAGTTACTCATGCCAATGTTACTATTTAGATCTCTGCTCAAATGAACATGGAAATGATGTAGATACACGCCAGAACGGGTTGAGATGGCCAAAAACGAAGCCTCACatcatgtttaaaaaatatgacaaaaaacaATTTGCCAATGTCGCATATATGTCACTTGTTTGAAACCTTACGCGAGGAATCGATCTAACCCTTTCATTCAATTCTTGCaaaatttctataaaatatgaattatacagAAAATTAGAATGgcttaaataattatatatatatttgatatttcaatgtaaatttACAGATCCCAtaggtatataatatacatgcaGTGTGTGTATGTATACTTAGTTTTACTGATACAGCTTTTCTATATATATGCACATGTTTGTTAGGGGAGGCATATATCTGATTATTGTGAATTGATTATTGTACGTGGAAGATGATTATGTaatacatttctttataaatagatattgataaacattaaaCAGCAAGGTTTAAGCCCCATTATTATAAGAAACAATGAAGTTTAGTTTACATAGCATTCATCAAAAACATAATGGGATTTAAGGACTTGAACTTGAATAAACACTCACATCACACCAGATTATTATGCAgacacatacaatattatgGGTCGATCTAGATTAAGACGACAAAAAATTAAAGCATGCCTCTTAATTATATCCTAGCcctataaatgtacatgtttacagGTCTACATAACTTTACAAAGAACACTAAATGGCTTAATTGAAAATACATATTGTCAAGATTCAAAATGATAGCGACCTAAACTTGATCATCgttgatttgattttaaacGTGCAAAAAATAAAACCTTCCTTGAACTTAAAAATCATTACTGGTCAAAAAATTAAGAAGTAGTGCTAAATTATCTGAACCGTCCCAAACATATAACttagaggttttttttttggcaaaaaccaaggatttataagtctaGATAGTAAAACCTATTAAAATTTTTATAAAGTTAATTGATTTAAACCCTTGATTGATGTTTATCTACAGAACAAATACATAATTTCAGTTTATAATAACTTACCAGGTCATATATTtctatgtattttgatatttagtcAGAGTTGTAGAAGTTTCTGGATGAATCAGTTTTATTTATAGATCATGAAAAAGCCCACATACAGTGATGCGAGTTCACGTAGTCTAGGAACACACGATGCTTCTTATACATTGTCACAACGAAGGCTCCCGAGGAGTCCCAAAATAAAGTCTTCCGAACTGCGTAGAAACCCGGATGAAAACGTCACAAATGGAGAGGTCATAGTCACATAATAAACATTCACCACTTTGTCGATGAGAAGTGCTTTCATTAAGGAGAATCTGtgattatattttttacttatttctAAACAAATATGTCTACACCAGCAAGAAGACGTCTGATGCGAGATTTCAAAAGGTATGGGCATACAtttctttgtattttatgttttaccGAAGCAGATTTTTCATCCAAAATGGCCACTTTGggtaaatgttttgatattgcCCAAATGTGATACGCAAAAGTAACTACGTTATGATATCCTTTCCAATATTAACCTCTCCTCTGTTTTATAGGTTACAAGAAGATCCTCCAGCTGGCGTTAGTGGTGCACCAACAGATAATAATATTATGCTATGGAATGCAGTTATATTTGGGTAAGTTGGGTTCTCGGACAAGCTGTTACGTTCCAAGTCATTGTTTGATTTGGCATGCGTTCAATACACAGCTTAGTCTTGTGAAAAAGGTTATGATAACACTAACACCTAcattttaacaatcaaaataatatttaacttCACCATgaaaacatttatgaaattcacaaaaatggtactatttttttgctttttagTAACTCCGATTAGTAactgataaattatatgttatttttgtttattgacATTTAATCAATGTAATCACTTGGTAATGAATTATTTCCATAAATAGGTATATGAGATATGGGTTTAGTAGTGAAGCCCAATAATTGACACTGGCTTTGATATTTAAGTGTTGTGTGTCACAATGGTCCAGTCTAGTAGTATATATGGTATGAATTTCAAAACTGGAATTCAGGAAGACAATTACCTGGTGGGGGAAACCCAAACTGCACTtgcaatacatacatgtactcatCAGTACTTGTAGTCTGTTGTTAATATGGGACTGTGATACTAAAATAACCCAAACttctttcaattttaaaataaatctgttGAAATTGTTTGTCACATACACTTACAGCTGTTTATCTTAGTACAATACTTCACTATTGATGATCAAACAGTGGAGTCTTAAATTCTTTTCAAAATGGGATATAGACCAAaatttttcatatgttatgATTGATAAACAAAATCCTACACTATCAGTACTAGTTTATCCTGGTGGTAATTTAGCCAAACCACTGTTTTCATTTCtctacaatatacatgtatcaatatggTGGTTTTGATATCCCAAAACGATTTGTTGATAAAGTACATTTTTACCTGTCGACTGGTCCATTCATAGCTCGCATCTCGAAGACAGGGGGCTTTATGGAATCACTTGCATTGCAattgatcggtcaacaagatggccggtcagccaccatcttggattttgatagctgaagtttgttaccgctatttctcagaaagtatggAAGGCATATGTCTCAAATCTTAtctgtatgttcccctagggcttttgatgtgcatattacattttaaaggtaggtttcgcccaatgaaatataaagactacgaaattgaaatttatcctatacatagatataatcttcagatcattttcaatgcatacagcgaacaatatgggtggtcagttgcctagcttgaccaggaaaatactcctctaaaaatagagcgaagtcaagctttacatagaacatgacatattttttccaaaacgaggccgcagcaacaaacggaagtgACAgccttgccacggcatgtttagtaaaaaaaaaaaataacaacaacaaatcgaagtgcgagggactgtttatacatatcatataatctaaaacacttcatgttacttacatacgctcgctaactttgtacaccaaatatacatgtagttagtctgcggttgtttgtgcgctggcatatgtgttgaaatttaactcaccacgtgcaatgccgttacacgagtcccaacagatcccggcaagttccgcttgagatgtggcttctgtttcttctattgctacatgccatctctgaatttaattccctatagatatcctagggtgctaccgaatccattattatttcctccactttgttgccgattcagatatatttttttccatcgcacacactttcgttcagacattttgtttacttttagtgcgtgacaatgcgcatgcgccaacacaatccatcgcagcttcatttgcatattattttgtctgacggacaccgtaataaatcaaggatttccttcaattttgtattcaagacacatttgttcaatctcaaacacataaagaaattaaattgagatattttaatatgttttttcatcttttcttccgcttattgcatttcacaaaaaaatatttatttggttgggcaaaacctacctttaagaCTGATgggttaacaagatggctgactggctgccatcttagattttggtaattgaagtttgttaccactatcagagatttaaatataattgggATAAGTAACTAGGGCTGTTCATAGTGTTAGCCCATAAAGCTGTGTACGGCATATTTGACTACAAACCAATAAACATCGAAAAGTATCTCATAATTGCATTACAGATGCTCATcgcatgcatgtatatatatatatatctgtggtttttttttatgaaaaaactgtaaaattaaaacctatgcattgaaagttcTGTAAGTAATGATCAAAGCATTCGTAAATTGAAATCAGccaattattgaaatcagagtatGTGGTTTTAATTGTGCTATCTTTCACGACCCTAACGGAATGTTAACAGTATCGTCGTcattataaatttagggtaGCTTCGATGATTTGTGTACAGGTTTAGCAcagaaaattcaaaaggtttcATATGTTTAATTTCAATCAATTTAATATTCTATCACGTAaaatttaccaagcaacaaatatttgaaaaataaatggaaatcggtcaattattgaaatcagagtacGTGGGTTTTATTATACTAATTTAATATTTCACGGAGCGATCGGTTTTACCAATCTAGTAAGTAACCATGCCGTGATAAGGAAATTCACAGTTAACATTACGTTTATTTAGTGTAACACCTCTACAGTTATGAAAATGTGATggattaatcaaataaataatatttccaaTAAAGAGCAAACTTAAAGCTATTTGGGGTTTTTTCTGTTCATCTCCTGAATTATACCTAGATCGCTTCATCGGACGAAGCCTAGTTTCAATATGGCGCCGTTAGACTGTACTTGGCTGTAATTTAGACACGCGATGCACTCTGGGATAGCTTCCGCTGCAGGGGACGTTAAGTAGGACTATGAGGTACCTTCTTAAAcctactatttaaatctctgccgctatttctcagaaagcactgaagggatttttctccAATTACATCTGTAGGTTCCTCTatgggcctagttgtgcatatcgcATTTaaggactgattggtcaacaagatagcctaTTGTATTTGGCTGctgtcttggattttgaaaatatcCTCTGtcatatgtcagacatagatcattctttggtgggcgccaaggtccctctgggatctcttgtactaTTTGCAATACCGAAATTGCAGCGGTAGacatatatttagatatatctCCTGTAAactggtttatatatatatatatatataggataaatttaaagaaaaatccttacggacaaaatctataagaaataaaaacaataactagtcagtcgttattgtttttatttcttatatatataggtatattttTAGGCATGCCAATCCGACCCTAGACAAATAGTTTAATCTTTGTcttgaattattttgatattattcatTACTCTATATATCTACTATTAATAGGAATTAACCACTACTAATAGTATTCATCTTGTTGTAAGActtaaaaaaatccaaaaaattGCTTTGTATAATTAAAACTGTTTTGTACACTGAATATTTTTTTGCTTCAGGCCTCATGATACACCTTTTGAAGATGGAACCTTTAAATTAACGGTAGAATTCACAGAAGAATATCCCAATAAACCACCAACTGTACGCTTTGTGTCAAAAATGTTTCATCCAAATGGTAAGTCAATAGAAACAGtgattataaatattgtttgcCTTTGAAATTGCGAACCCTTCACTGTTTCTGTTTCTTAATCAATGAATAGTGTTTAATTGAATTTGTGCAATGTAGGTGTAATTTAAGACAATCTAATTTTGTTTCACCAAAAAGACATCAAATCATACTAGTCATCatgaagaaaaaatgataacacatttaacaaaatatttctatagtCATGATAGTATTTAAATATGAGAACCACCCAAAAAGGCCAAGGAAAATGTTCTTTATAGCGAATTGGCCCTAAATAATACACAGGTCAAAAGCTCTACTCATTGGGTCTTTATAATACAGAGTTGGCTTTTAAGTCTGGTTTTACTCATTTTCATAGGATTTGCCTAGCCTTGACTCCTCAGACTCGAGATGTTACTTTAAATTTGTTTGTGGTATGTAATCTTTGTTATGGataatttacatataatatGACAAAGTACCaggtattttaattgatatcttTTCCTGAATTATTAGTTTATTAAATGAATTTGTTTCAGTCTATGCAGATGGCAGTATATGTTTAGATATTCTACAAAATAGATGGAGTCCAACATATGATGCCTCTGCCATATTAACCTCAATACAGGTGAGTGCTTCGTTTTGATTTTGTTCCAAAATGGCAGTCATTTAAAGACTAAATTGCAACATTCCTATCAATGTAAACTACccattaaatttatttatgataatcCGGATGGATGCAGGTATTACATACATCCTACTTGAAGTTGAAATTCATCAGGAAAGGGTTTGAATTATTCAAATTCCGTCATAACGGCTTTTAATTAATTCAACTTGAAAGTATTTGAAAATTCATCAAGTTAACTTATTAATTTAATGAACATTAAACcggaaatattttaatattcatcATGTCAGCTTCTTAATTACTGCTGGTAAATATACACCATATTAGCCACTGAAATTCTAACTTCATACAAATAAACACTAACATTTGAAATGTGGAAAATAGGATAGTGACATTAGGATATTTTATCTCAATTATAAATTACATGGACTAATTATGTGATACCCATTTAAactatatttatatgaaaatattttttataccaaaatacataaaatacaaaatttaagcaaaaaaaaaaaaaaaaaaaaatagaatatagattttgaaataaaaaaaaaaaaaagaataaaaatagaTTAAAGCTGCATATCTATTAGAATGTTTTTTAGAAATAGACATGTTATGACTAGCCAATGCAAACTGTTTGGGCTATTTTTAAAGccatttaatgttattttgttgttcACAGTTTTGTTGCTTCAAAGATCTCAAACTATTATACAAGTTTatgtaaatttacataaaaagtaGGATAAAAGCCATTCTTATAACAATGAATGTAATTTCTTTTGCTTTTTAGTCTTTACTACATGACCCAAATCCTAATAGCCCAGCAAACAATGAGGCTGCACAGTTGTATCGAGAAAATCGTCGGGaatatgagaaaaaagttcAATCTATAGTTCAAGAAAGTTGGACATCCGATAGTGAGGATGAGGAGGAACCTGATAAGAAATCGTAGcatttcaagaaaaaatataaaaccaaAAAACTTTATTGTGCAACTGAAAGCATGTTCTTATTTCAAGAAGAATCATGCCGGTTTTGGAGGCCTTTTCCCCCTCCTTTTTTGAAGTTGAAAGTGATTTTTCAGCAACTTTAATATCTGTTGGTTTGATGAAAGGATAGCCATTTGCcaatagtttttttcttcatttcaatatttgcacatgttaatgtttttaagaaagaATTAGCATGTCTTATAGATTATAATCGATTTATTTTCTGGCACTGCATTAAATATTGTTGACGAGATCcttcgtatatatatatatataaacatcgcagtaattgtaatacatttaacattgatatgtagttttctttttacaattattttatttattgttttatctgcttactttttttcattgtgttgtttttgtgttgttttttcccATTTGTTTGAAAAGAAGTTATCATTTATTAATCATGAAACATTATTACCTTTGTCATGAGTTTGATGGAAGAGAAATGCCATTCCATGATGAATTTATGTACACAATTAAATTAGAATCATGGAATTGCCAAAACAAAGACCTGTGATAGAGCTATGCCATGCAGTAATGTACACAATTCCATGAAATCTACAGATTCCTCTCAGTCTTAGTCTTAATGTCATCAACTAAAAAATAAAGTTCctttataaattatttcaaaataactgTCAATTATCAGAGTTATATTTCAACTTTTCAATTACAGTTGATTGGCTGTGAAAAATGGTCTGAACATGTTCTAGAGGcagttattttatatgtaatcatttataaacaaattgtgATCATTTAACAGATAGCTGACCATGGTACATTATACTGAACTCTTCTATGTCAAAAGGAATAATCATGATCAGAATGCCTAAAAATCAGTTTTCTCCTCTGTTAGTGAAGATTCAAGCAATTTCGGTTCAGCGTTATAAAAAAATTTTGTTAATCGTtgtcaattacattttatttggGTCAAAGAAAAATGTGTTTGATCAGAGGGAAAAATGAGCTCTATTTCTGTTCCTTTCAGTCTTTATTAGATGAACCCAATCCTAACAGTCCAGCAAATAATGTCGCGGCCCAGCTCTATCGGGATAACCGCCGTGAATATGAAAAGCGTGTTAAGGCGGTGGTCGAAGAAAGTTGGATTTATCTGGGGGATTAaacatcatcattttcatcatcatcacctgCCATCTTTTCCATCgttttcattattatcatttcaCTTGTACTTTTGCCATTTTGTTTGGTGAAATGAATTGTTAAAGAATTGTTCAAGTTTCAGGAAACTTGAATATTTTGTTGCTACTTTATAGTTGAAGGATATGGAAAATATCCTATGGCAATTTCTATATCATTTTGCACAAGACTAACTTGACAGCTTTGAAAAATTATAGAATATAATGatatgaaaaatacatgtatgtagttcCAAAATTGTTTTGCTTGATAAAAAGTGTGCTTTAATTGTGattaatgtatgtatgttgttttgttaaagTTGAGGAGGATTTTTGTTACAAAAAGTCTGATATGTCATATCCTTAGCattgtatacaaaatgtatcaaGGATGATTCGAGAATGAAAAATGTAAAGATAAGTTTTAAGAATAGTTGGTTTTACATTATACTAAAAGAAATTTATGACATGCCTTTAGCTCTAAATTAAGGGCATTACAAACTATAACATATCATACATTTCTGTGAAGTATGTGTGCACAAGAAACCTTCAGAACAGAGCTAAATTTCAAATCTAAACATTACAGAATATGGATATACGTACATTAAAAGACTcaagtttttttgtgtttttttacaatattcatGTGATACCGGTTCTCAAAATAGATTGATATCAGGATTGGTAATGGATACCATGATACAGCTCTCTCACTAGGTTGCCAAAGATCTCTTCTTCATCATAAGGATTTCTCATTGTGTTTGACATATAGGTTAACAAGCAAAGGTGCTTAATTATGCTGATTTCTAATTGTAAAATCATGATCATGATGATTGTTTCTGAGTCAATGACTGTTTGTTTAACAGTTTGATTGAATTTAAATGAAACCTCTTTGTAAGAGATGtttataatgattataatttaaGATCAATATTAATTGGCACTTTTTTCTGGAAATCATTTAAGCATGgatcaaaatctgtcaaaaaTAACTTGTGAATTAAAGTTGCAATTGGATTGAAAGAAAATTGAGTGTTgaattacaataaaattacCGTTGTCATGAAACTGAATCTCAGACTCGGGTGATAGAAACTATCTACAGCATCTTTTGATAAGAAAATGTTGAATTTTCAGCAAACATGATATaagagaaaataattattttacttcCTATACCTTACACTATTATCATCAACAATAAATCACACCAAGTactgtttttatattaaaaagttAGGTTTGTtgtatgttgatggtgtttTAATTCACATTAATTGTAAAATGGAAATACTGCAGAATGTATCACAACTACAGATGTATACTTAAGTAATACTGTTTGTGAAAATATTACCAGGGTATGCTATTTCATTTATCCTAAAGCcactttatataaaattatgatgAAGATAAGAGACTTTGTTTACATTGGTGTGGTATAACGGTATGTCAGTTGGCTATATATACAAGTGGTGGAATAAAATGTTCTTCCCATTTTAATATCTCCTTGAATGATCTTTTTACTACTGTAACATAAACCACTGcatggatgtacatgtaccatactTGATATTATGAAAAATGTTGTTTGAACTTGTGCAGCAGTATGTAGGTACATTTTCTGTGTAAAATCTCCACATCTTTCTTGAATGGTGATACAGATATAGGAAAATTAGCTTCACAATTTGGCTACATTAAATTGATCACTATTTTTCTTGCAAATGTATAGATTTATGCACTGAAAATTTCTTTTCTTAATTTTactaataataaatattgtCTTTATTAAACTACCTATCTTATTGTATCGGTACCATAAACCAATATATAGCGTTATTAAGAAGTATCTTATTGATTTTGCATGTGTTTGCCCATGTCAGAGAGAGTGTATGTTTCTAACTTCCTATATATTCCTCAAAAATGTGTGGACAGATAGAATTCAATATATAGTTCTTTATTTTCCTGTCATAAACTTGTAAACAGTAAGTATGTGAGATATACTATTTTGTATTTGAATTCAACTGTATGGTCACTGCCGACTAGTTTGTAGCCTGTTTAGTTTGACTCCTAAACCATACACTGAATTgtgtatgaaatatcaaaatttcaaaaacggatcagtattataaaaaaatggatATGGTACATATACCTGAGTCTTGATTTTAATCGCTCAAGTGGAATATATACTATTTGCTGTGTATTCTGGTGACTGCAGTTGTTGTCTTTACCAAGGAATATGATCACAGGACATTCTCCTTTACAACCAGAGTAACTGGTTTGTAGTCTTTGGTTAGCAAAGAGTGACCATTATACGCTACAACTGCtttattgtgtatattataaGCTGGTCCTATAGGTGTGAGAGATTGAACCGAGGAGACCTAATGCTGTCTGGATattacaaagtacatgtatttgcatagaAATAGCATGTTTTATTAGCATGCTATCATAACAATCCACTCAAAACTAATTATATTGTATCGACACATTGTCTAGTGTGATCATCGTCAAAGTGCAAgatgaaataaatttatttaaatacttAAAACTCCAGAGTTCATAGTCTCTTTCTTACAAACCACATTTTCCAATTAGCCAGTCAAACATTCTTTGGTAAACTGCTGAAACAAATCTTCTTGAATGTTCACTGTGACagttataaatatcaattttgatgttattatataaatgaatagTTACAACAAAAATTGGATCATACAGATTGACGAGATGTAGTTCAAAAGGAACATTTCTGACAAAGGAGCAAATTGGGCAATGGCACATCCATGTACATACAGCGACACAGCTTATTATTCAGCAAAAATTGTAACGATAAATAAATTGGATCCCTTTGATCTCCCACACAGCTCGACGGCCATCAGTTTGCAAAActtttctgattggccaacCAATCAGAGAACAGTATCGGTGTGAGTGCAACACTTTGATTGACTAACAATTTTCCTGGTAGGCGGGACCGACGTTTGACGGTAAAATTCATATCTTTTTTGCTTTACAATTGTTTGGATAATATTCAAATGTTCGCATATGCGTAGCATAAAACGGggaaataatgttttattaccatatacatcaaccaattattgaaaatttgcCTTAGATGTTAAAAAGCTAATACGCCAGGCGAAAATAATTTATAAcagaaaataactttttaacagtttattagctcacctggcccaaagggccggtgagcttttgccatggtgcggcgtccgtccgtccttcgtcggcccgtcaacatttcctttaaatcgttacttgtcataaagtactgcatggattttaacaaaatttggtcagaaacttccttaggggaaggggatcagattttgcataaatggtgaccctgaccccccttgGGCCAGAGGTGCTGGGCcatataggggaaatagaggaaattcctttaaatggctacttgtcataaagtactgaatggattttaaccaaatttggtcagaaacatcctttggagaaggggatcagattttgcataaatggtgaccttgaccccctggggccagaggtgctgggcccaataggggaaatagaggaaattcctttaaatggctacttgtcataaagtactgaatggattttaaccaaatttggtcagaaactttcttaggggaaggggataagattttgcataaatggtgaccctgacccccctggggccggagggctgggcccaatagggaaaatagagataattcctttaaatcgctactagtcataaagtactcgatggattttaaccaaatttggtcagaaacttcattaggggaaggggatcagattttgcataaatggtcaCCCTGACCCCCCTTGGGCCAGAGgtgctgggcccaataggggaaatagaggaaattcctttaaatggctacttgtcataaagtactgaatggattttaaccaaatttggtcagaaacttctGTAGGGCATAAATAGTCACCCTAACCCCCCTGGGgccagaggggcagggcccaataggggaaatagaggaaattcctttaaatggctacttgtcataaagtactgaatggattttaaccaaatttggtcagaaacttccgTAGGGGAAGGGGATCGTATTTTGCATAAATGCTGACCCTAataattcctttaaatcgctactagccATAGGGTTctacatggattataaccacatttggccagaaacatccttgacgtaaggggaatagagtttgtataaattttggctctgaccctccagggACAGGAGTGGTTGGGCGCAATAGttgaaatagaggtaaattctttaaatcgctactagtcatagagtttggcatgggttgtaaccaaatttggccacaaacatccttgggggaaggggaacagattttgtactAGTTTTAGCTCTGACCACCTCGGGGCAGGAGgggtagggcccaataggggaaatagaggtaaatcctttaaatcgctactggtCATAGGGTTCTACATAGATTGTACCCTAAATTGGCCAGTAATATTAttggggaaaggggaatagagtttgtataaaatttggctctgaaccctagggggcaggaggggagggcccaataggggaaatatagataattattaaaatacctttaaaaaatgaacctgtattcagaacataacttggtATTACAAACCagatgggcctcttgttaaagaTAGTTCaaccaattattttttttgatcAGAAAATTTGCAAATGTGGAACTTTCGgaatattaaaaacatgatgGAATTTTAAGATTCTCTAACAGATTACattcaaatattcaatatttcgaCAG of Argopecten irradians isolate NY chromosome 7, Ai_NY, whole genome shotgun sequence contains these proteins:
- the LOC138327644 gene encoding ubiquitin-conjugating enzyme E2-17 kDa isoform X1 encodes the protein MSTPARRRLMRDFKRLQEDPPAGVSGAPTDNNIMLWNAVIFGPHDTPFEDGTFKLTVEFTEEYPNKPPTVRFVSKMFHPNVYADGSICLDILQNRWSPTYDASAILTSIQSLLHDPNPNSPANNEAAQLYRENRREYEKKVQSIVQESWTSDSEDEEEPDKKS
- the LOC138327644 gene encoding ubiquitin-conjugating enzyme E2-17 kDa isoform X2 translates to MSTPARRRLMRDFKRLQEDPPAGVSGAPTDNNIMLWNAVIFGPHDTPFEDGTFKLTVEFTEEYPNKPPTVRFVSKMFHPNVYADGSICLDILQNRWSPTYDASAILTSIQSLLDEPNPNSPANNVAAQLYRDNRREYEKRVKAVVEESWIYLGD